The segment ACACTAGCGTCCTGTTTCTTCGGCGCGTTTACCCATTCCGGTCACCCTGAGCTTGTCGAAGGGTGCGCAAACAGGGCTTCGACGGGCTCAGCCTGAACGGGTTCAGTGTCGAGTGAGTGGCGGACCATTATACCGGTGCTGTGATGCAGAAGATCCTGATGATGGTGGACGGCTCGTTCGCCGCGGAGGCGGGCGCGCGCTATGCGCTCGCTCTGGCCAAGGCCTGCGAAGCGGAACTCGATTTGCTCTTTGTCGCGGCGGATCAATCGGCGTCTGCGATGAAACGCGCCGAGGAGTCGCTGCTGCGCCTGCTTCGGCAGGCGCATACTCTTGGTCTGAAGGCGCGCAGCGTGACGGAGATCGGTGATCCCGTCCGGGTCATGCGGGCATACGTGGCGCGCGAGGGGATTACTTTGGCCATGGCCTCCGTGACAGGACCGGAGGTTGCGCGGCACCTCTTGCGCGAGGTTTCCTGCGCCATGCTGCTGGTGCGGGTGGTCCATCCGGGACGGATGGCGTCGCCACACGAGATTCTGGTCCCGGTCTACGGCGGTGAGTTCGAAGGCGGCGGCTTCGAGGCGGCGGCCGATCTCCTGGCCAACCTTGGAGTGTACTGGCACGCCCAAATCGTCCTTTTCCAGTTGAGACAGCCGTTGACGCGACTGTTCGATCGCCGGCGCGTTGGAGAGGAGACATTGGAACAGGCGGAACGCAAGCTGCACGGATTCATCGCCGCGCTCTCCCGCAGGGGTCTGGCGCCGGGGACGCGGGTCTCGTGGGGTCGTCGCCACGGCCCTGGCATTACGGCTGAGGCGGCGGCCAGGCGTCATGATCTCATCTTTGTGGGCACGAAGGGGCCGAAGCGCTTTCTGCAGTGGTTACGTATCGGAACCGTTGACCACCTGGTGCGGAAGAGCCCGTGCGACCTGATGCTCTTCCGTCCTGCCGCCGCCTGAGATCTTAGATCTCACAGGCGGGCGATGAGCGACCATGCAGATTCACCGGCTGTCAGTCGAGGAGGCGCTGAAGGCCCTTGGAACCACCGACCAGGGGTTGAACGAGGCCGAGGCAGCGAGGCGTCTCAGCGAATTCGGCCTCAACGAACTTCAGGCCGTAGACAAAATACCGGTCCTCGCCATGCTGGGGCGGCAGTGTACGCACTTTCTGGCGCTCCTGCTGTGGGCGGCGGCGGCGCTGGCGTTCGTGGCGGACTGGATGAAACCCGGGGAGGGGATGGATCTGCTCGCCTGGGCCATTATCGGGGCGATTGGAGTGAATGCCCTCTTCTCCTTTGCGCAGGAGTATAAGGCAGAGCGGGCGATCAAGGCCTTAAGGCGCCTCCTGCCGATGCGCGTGAAGGTTGTTCGAACCGGCGAGATTACGGAGGTTCCGGCATCCGATCTGGCGCCCGGTGATCTCGCGATCCTGGCTGAGGGCGATCGAGTGCCTGCCGATGGGCGGGTGACCGCTGCGGTCCAGTTCCGGGTCGACAATGCGTCGCTGACGGGCGAATCGGTGCCCAAGAGTCGCACTGCTGAGGCCGCGACAGAGGGGCCGCTCGTGGAGAGCGCCAATATCGTTTTTGCCGGCACCACTGTCTTATCGGGGACGGCGAGGGTAGTCATCTTTGCGACAGGGATGAACACGGAGTTCGGCAAGATCGCTCATCTGACTTCCGGGATCGAGGCCGAAATGAGTCCGCTGCAGGAGGAGATCCGAAAACTCACCCGACTGATCGCGGCGGTCTCTACGGGCATCGGGCTCGCCTTCTTTGGGTTCGGGGTGCTGATCGGTCGGAGCTTCTGGGAGAATTTTGTCTTTGCGGTAGGAGTCCTGGTAGCCAACGTCCCGGAAGGCCTGCTCCCGACGGTGACACTGGCATTGGCGGTGGGCGGGCAGCGGATGGCCAAACGGAAGGCGCTCGTGAAGAACCTGGTATCGGTAGAGACACTGGGATGCGCCACAGTGATCTGTACCGACAAGACCGGGACCCTCACGGAGAATCGGATGACTGTGACGCGCATCTACATCGACGGCCGCGAGATTCGAGTCTCGGGCAGTTCCGTGACCACAGAGGCAGGTGAACCGGTGGCCCCTGAATTGCTGAGGCAGTGGGCGTTGCTTTTCGCCATCGCAGTCGGGTGCAACAATGCCAGCCGCCGCCACGACCGGGATGGCTCAGAATCGACGTTCGTCGGTGACCCAACGGAGATCGCCTTGCTGCAGTGTGCGGGCGCGTTGTTGCCGAAGGGACCAGACGTGTTGCCTCGAATTGGGGAGTTCTCGTTTGATGCCGACCGGAAGCGGATGACTACGATTCACGCGGCGTCGTCGGCGAGCAAGGTGGCCTACGTAAAAGGCGCTCCGGAGACGGTGCTGCCCATCTGTCGCTCGCTCCTGCACGATGGACGCGCGGTTCCTCTGGAAGAGGTCGATCGTAAAGCGATCATGGAGCGGCTGAACGTGTTTGCCGGATCGGCCCTGCGCGTATTGGCCTTGGCGTACCGGGAGTTGCCGGAGGCCGATCGGCTGCCGTTGATGGAAGAGGCGGAGCGGGATTTGACCTTCGTCGGCCTGGTGGCCATGTTCGATCCGCCAAGGCCGGAGGTTCCCGAGGCGGTGGCGAGATGCGAGCGGGCCGGGATTAAGCCGATCATGATCACCGGGGACAACAGCCGCACTGCCCTGGCGATCGCGCGAGCCATCGGGATGGTCCGGAACGAGCAGGTGTCGGTTCTGGAGGGGAACCGGATCGAACGGATGCAGGACGAGGAACTGAAGGCCGCCCTTGCCGGTCCGGAGATCCTCTTTGCCAGGATGACCCCCACACAGAAGATGCGCGTCGTGATGCTCCTGAAGGAGATGGGCGAGGTAGTGGCTGTCACAGGTGACGGGGTGAATGACGCGCCGGCCTTGAAGAAGGCCGACATCGGCATTGCTATGGGGATCACCGGGACCGACGTCGCCAAGGAGGCGGCCGACATCATCCTGCTCGATGACAACTTCGCCACCATCGTCAACGCGGTCGAAGAGGGTCGGGCGGTCTACGAGAATATCCGCAAGTTTCTCAATTACATTCTGGCCCACACGCTGCCCGAGTTGGTCCCGTATCTGGCCTCGGTGGTCTTCCGGCTCCCGCTCCTGCTTACGGTGATCCAGATCCTCGGGGTTGATCTGGGGACCGATCTGCTCCCGGCTCTGGGTCTCGGGGCCGAGCCGCCGGATGCGAATACGATGAATCGCCCGCCGAGGTCCAGAGACGAGCGTCTTTTGAATGTCCCTTCGCTGGTCAGATCGTATCTGTTTCTCGGACCGATCGAGGCGGCTGCGGCCATGACTGCCGGGCTCTGGTATCTCAC is part of the Candidatus Methylomirabilota bacterium genome and harbors:
- a CDS encoding universal stress protein; translation: MQKILMMVDGSFAAEAGARYALALAKACEAELDLLFVAADQSASAMKRAEESLLRLLRQAHTLGLKARSVTEIGDPVRVMRAYVAREGITLAMASVTGPEVARHLLREVSCAMLLVRVVHPGRMASPHEILVPVYGGEFEGGGFEAAADLLANLGVYWHAQIVLFQLRQPLTRLFDRRRVGEETLEQAERKLHGFIAALSRRGLAPGTRVSWGRRHGPGITAEAAARRHDLIFVGTKGPKRFLQWLRIGTVDHLVRKSPCDLMLFRPAAA
- a CDS encoding cation-transporting P-type ATPase; the encoded protein is MQIHRLSVEEALKALGTTDQGLNEAEAARRLSEFGLNELQAVDKIPVLAMLGRQCTHFLALLLWAAAALAFVADWMKPGEGMDLLAWAIIGAIGVNALFSFAQEYKAERAIKALRRLLPMRVKVVRTGEITEVPASDLAPGDLAILAEGDRVPADGRVTAAVQFRVDNASLTGESVPKSRTAEAATEGPLVESANIVFAGTTVLSGTARVVIFATGMNTEFGKIAHLTSGIEAEMSPLQEEIRKLTRLIAAVSTGIGLAFFGFGVLIGRSFWENFVFAVGVLVANVPEGLLPTVTLALAVGGQRMAKRKALVKNLVSVETLGCATVICTDKTGTLTENRMTVTRIYIDGREIRVSGSSVTTEAGEPVAPELLRQWALLFAIAVGCNNASRRHDRDGSESTFVGDPTEIALLQCAGALLPKGPDVLPRIGEFSFDADRKRMTTIHAASSASKVAYVKGAPETVLPICRSLLHDGRAVPLEEVDRKAIMERLNVFAGSALRVLALAYRELPEADRLPLMEEAERDLTFVGLVAMFDPPRPEVPEAVARCERAGIKPIMITGDNSRTALAIARAIGMVRNEQVSVLEGNRIERMQDEELKAALAGPEILFARMTPTQKMRVVMLLKEMGEVVAVTGDGVNDAPALKKADIGIAMGITGTDVAKEAADIILLDDNFATIVNAVEEGRAVYENIRKFLNYILAHTLPELVPYLASVVFRLPLLLTVIQILGVDLGTDLLPALGLGAEPPDANTMNRPPRSRDERLLNVPSLVRSYLFLGPIEAAAAMTAGLWYLTSGGWEWGIDLPAASPLYRQATTVAFAAIVVCQVANVYACRSPRGSVLSMGIFTNRLIVWGIGVELSILGLIVYSPIGHRIFGTDAFLGGFWWLLIGCATLLLLLEEARKRIVRRFDLVKGLRYQEGTA